The proteins below come from a single Rhodococcus sp. WMMA185 genomic window:
- a CDS encoding sulfate/molybdate ABC transporter ATP-binding protein: MITVTGARKNYGTFAALDDVTIDIPSGSLTALLGPSGSGKSTLLRSIAGLETLDSGTVVIGGKDVTNVSPQKRDIGFVFQHYAAFKHMTVRDNVAFGLKIRKRPKSEIGKRVNELLEIVGLDGFQHRYPAQLSGGQRQRMALARALAVDPQVLLLDEPFGALDAKVRTDLRTWLRRLHDEVHVTTVLVTHDQEEALDVADRIAVLNNGRIEQVGEPGDLYDRPANDFVMSFLGSVAKLNGQLVRPHDIRLGRDPGMALAQKAGTAESLGVTRATVERVVHLGFEVRVDLRNEATGESFSAQVTRGDSAALGLEEGQTVYARATRVPDLPGTEAPAPS; this comes from the coding sequence GTGATCACCGTGACCGGAGCCCGTAAGAATTACGGCACCTTCGCTGCTCTCGACGACGTCACCATCGACATTCCCTCGGGTTCGCTGACTGCGCTGTTGGGGCCGAGTGGTTCCGGTAAATCAACCCTGCTCCGATCCATTGCCGGGCTCGAAACGCTGGACTCCGGCACGGTCGTCATCGGCGGAAAAGATGTCACGAACGTCTCCCCGCAAAAGCGGGACATCGGGTTCGTGTTCCAACACTATGCGGCCTTCAAGCACATGACGGTGCGTGACAACGTCGCGTTCGGCCTGAAAATCCGCAAGCGGCCGAAGTCGGAGATCGGCAAGAGGGTCAACGAACTGCTCGAGATCGTCGGTCTCGACGGATTCCAGCACCGCTATCCCGCGCAACTGTCCGGCGGTCAGCGTCAACGCATGGCGCTCGCGCGCGCACTCGCCGTGGACCCGCAGGTGTTGCTGCTCGACGAGCCGTTCGGTGCCCTCGACGCGAAGGTGCGTACGGACCTTCGCACATGGTTGCGGCGACTGCACGACGAGGTGCATGTGACCACCGTGCTCGTCACGCATGACCAGGAGGAGGCGCTCGATGTCGCCGACCGGATCGCGGTCCTCAACAACGGCAGGATCGAGCAGGTCGGCGAACCGGGGGATCTCTACGACCGTCCCGCGAACGATTTTGTGATGTCGTTCCTCGGCTCGGTGGCCAAACTCAACGGCCAACTGGTTCGCCCGCACGACATCCGCCTCGGGCGGGACCCGGGCATGGCGCTCGCCCAGAAGGCCGGAACTGCCGAATCGCTAGGCGTTACGCGGGCCACCGTCGAGCGCGTGGTGCATCTGGGCTTCGAGGTCAGGGTCGACCTGCGTAACGAGGCGACCGGCGAATCGTTCTCCGCTCAGGTGACGCGGGGTGACAGCGCGGCACTGGGGTTGGAAGAAGGACAAACCGTGTACGCGCGGGCGACGCGCGTGCCCGACCTCCCGGGGACCGAGGCCCCCGCCCCCTCGTAA
- a CDS encoding universal stress protein, giving the protein MTTAQIRRGIVAGIDGSEGALEAAAWAASAARCFDEPLRLVHVLPKHPKTDDAIDEVDADFHPGVEKLLDAAEQAALDGYRNLTIERNIESGPPARTLVGLSKSARMVVLGPAATSEMRSVYVGSDVVRVSNNAECPVAVWRGIQGNQVRAGRPVVVGVDGSELSHMAVAHAFEFAAFFGAPLIAVHTWSEHSTLGAWYSEERRFTDWQPHAQQETALLAESLAGWSEKYPDVEVTRCVERGKPTRVLLEHSVDAQLMVVGSHGRTPFTASIIGSTSQSLIHHARCPVLICRKA; this is encoded by the coding sequence ATGACCACAGCACAGATCAGGCGCGGGATCGTAGCAGGCATCGACGGATCGGAGGGAGCGCTAGAGGCCGCGGCATGGGCCGCCTCCGCCGCGCGGTGCTTCGACGAACCTTTACGGCTAGTCCACGTTCTCCCGAAACATCCGAAAACCGACGACGCGATCGACGAGGTCGACGCTGATTTTCACCCCGGCGTCGAGAAGTTACTCGATGCCGCGGAGCAGGCGGCGCTCGATGGATACCGGAATCTCACCATCGAGCGAAACATCGAATCCGGCCCGCCCGCCCGCACGTTGGTGGGATTGTCCAAGTCGGCGCGCATGGTTGTGCTCGGTCCGGCCGCTACCAGTGAGATGAGATCGGTGTATGTCGGTTCCGACGTCGTCCGGGTATCGAACAACGCTGAGTGCCCGGTTGCCGTGTGGCGCGGCATCCAGGGCAACCAAGTCCGCGCCGGACGACCCGTCGTCGTGGGCGTGGACGGTAGCGAACTGAGCCACATGGCCGTTGCTCACGCCTTCGAGTTCGCCGCATTCTTCGGCGCGCCGCTCATCGCAGTGCACACCTGGTCCGAACACTCGACCCTCGGTGCGTGGTATTCGGAGGAAAGGCGATTCACCGACTGGCAACCGCACGCACAACAGGAAACTGCCCTGCTGGCCGAGAGCCTGGCCGGATGGAGCGAGAAGTACCCCGACGTCGAAGTGACCCGCTGTGTCGAGCGGGGCAAACCGACGAGAGTGCTCCTCGAACACTCAGTCGACGCACAACTGATGGTGGTCGGCAGCCACGGGCGTACCCCGTTCACGGCCTCCATCATCGGTTCTACAAGTCAGAGCCTCATCCACCACGCTCGGTGCCCGGTGCTCATCTGCCGGAAGGCATGA
- a CDS encoding thiamine pyrophosphate-binding protein, protein MNTPYDEPRTADRRRSMRVVDYIVAALAREGVGHVFGVGGANIEDLYDAIHLSGAVRGVVAKHEFSATTMADGYARTSNRLGVVSATSGGGALNLVAGLGEAFASRIPILALVGQPPMTLEGAGAFQDTSGQAGTIDASRLFGEVSLYCARVESSLDVERQLAEALSAAHRGGPAVLLLPKDVQRDVGLFPERLEQIRTWPLRTAPDVTHLADRLRDEYGRIVILAGDEVARADARTELGELARVLGAQTAVTPDAKDAVDPLAPGRLGVTGAMGNQDVVDALQDSGVCLIVGSRLPVMAGGGLEAAMEKTLVYSVGSASPFTRAQHTYTRDLRATLRRLVDEIGPVASPVLLAQRDPTPLDVPAAETSGLHYRDAVNAIATVLPAGVDVFADAGNACAAVVHHLPVAVDGRFVVALGMGGMGYAFGAAIGSAFSRERRTIAIAGDGAFFAHGLEIHTAVEYDVPVTFVVFNNNAHAMCVTREQVYFEGAYSYSRFRPAHIAAGVGKLLPGLPSYTVESSSALMDALQATMGSPGPAVIEVSCDADELPPFRAFLPTEHPTGTSLSRHGVRR, encoded by the coding sequence ATGAACACCCCGTATGACGAGCCGAGGACTGCCGACCGCCGTAGGAGCATGCGCGTCGTGGATTACATCGTCGCGGCACTGGCTCGAGAGGGGGTCGGTCATGTCTTCGGTGTGGGCGGGGCGAACATCGAGGACCTGTACGACGCGATTCACCTTTCGGGAGCCGTGAGGGGTGTCGTCGCCAAGCATGAATTCTCCGCCACGACGATGGCCGACGGCTATGCCAGGACGTCGAACCGCCTGGGTGTGGTCTCGGCGACGTCCGGTGGGGGAGCGCTCAACCTCGTTGCCGGACTCGGTGAGGCGTTTGCCTCCCGCATTCCGATTCTCGCGTTGGTCGGCCAGCCACCGATGACGCTGGAAGGAGCAGGCGCATTCCAGGATACGAGTGGGCAGGCGGGGACGATCGACGCGTCGCGGTTGTTCGGCGAGGTGTCGTTGTATTGCGCGCGCGTCGAGTCGTCACTCGACGTGGAGCGCCAACTCGCAGAAGCGCTCTCGGCGGCACACCGTGGTGGGCCGGCAGTCCTGCTGTTGCCCAAAGATGTTCAACGCGATGTGGGGCTGTTTCCCGAACGTCTCGAACAGATCCGAACGTGGCCACTGCGCACTGCACCCGATGTGACACACCTGGCCGACAGGCTTCGCGACGAATACGGACGAATCGTCATCCTGGCTGGTGACGAGGTCGCAAGGGCGGACGCACGGACCGAACTCGGCGAACTTGCGCGCGTACTCGGTGCGCAGACAGCCGTCACCCCCGACGCCAAGGACGCCGTCGATCCGCTTGCGCCGGGTCGGCTGGGTGTCACTGGAGCGATGGGAAATCAGGACGTCGTCGATGCACTGCAAGATTCCGGCGTCTGCCTGATCGTCGGCAGCAGGCTGCCTGTGATGGCGGGCGGCGGCCTCGAGGCTGCAATGGAGAAGACCCTGGTCTACAGCGTCGGCTCCGCGTCCCCGTTCACGCGGGCGCAGCACACGTACACGCGAGACCTGCGTGCGACGCTGCGTCGGCTCGTCGACGAAATCGGACCTGTTGCGTCGCCTGTGCTTCTCGCACAGCGCGATCCGACCCCGCTCGATGTACCCGCCGCCGAAACGTCGGGCCTGCACTACCGGGACGCGGTGAATGCGATCGCCACGGTACTGCCCGCTGGTGTCGACGTGTTCGCGGACGCGGGAAACGCCTGTGCCGCAGTGGTGCATCACCTTCCGGTGGCGGTCGATGGCCGGTTCGTCGTCGCGCTGGGCATGGGAGGAATGGGTTATGCCTTCGGTGCGGCGATCGGTTCCGCTTTCTCGCGCGAGCGGCGAACCATCGCGATCGCCGGAGACGGTGCGTTTTTCGCGCACGGCCTCGAAATCCACACCGCCGTCGAGTACGACGTGCCGGTGACGTTCGTCGTATTCAACAACAACGCACACGCGATGTGCGTGACCCGAGAGCAGGTGTACTTCGAGGGCGCATACAGCTACAGCCGGTTCCGTCCCGCACACATCGCGGCGGGTGTAGGCAAGCTGCTGCCTGGGCTTCCCTCGTACACCGTCGAGTCGAGTTCCGCGCTGATGGACGCGTTGCAGGCCACGATGGGTTCGCCGGGTCCTGCGGTCATCGAAGTCTCTTGTGACGCGGACGAGTTGCCACCGTTCCGGGCTTTCCTGCCCACCGAGCACCCGACCGGGACGTCCCTGTCTCGACATGGAGTACGCCGATGA
- a CDS encoding 3-oxoacyl-ACP synthase III family protein has protein sequence MDTVSLIDIASYLPENRVSADYFARYAASDRLAHNVMFRSPKYRHHVATDEKAVDMAERAVAPLIERQGSETVSNVDILITHTQLPDVPVLGSGGDLARRLGITPDWVVDLHNGGCAAFVYMIKLARQIMQTSDASSALIVSVQNGAGQFCTQSDVRTRPESAIPGDGAGACLLAKSEDAPVLGLECRTYPEFAGDMTGVVDPPRKYWEPGTGQFRIAFTESKIAKIFARGNRLVPEVAMAVCKQIGIAPSAIDTLVTNQPNRLFLRNWREALELPVERHPDTFDECGNLFGAAIPVTLDTENRAGRIANGSLVMMSAFAHAGDFAGAGAIRWGAAPVGA, from the coding sequence ATGGACACGGTAAGCCTGATCGACATCGCGAGCTATCTGCCCGAGAACCGTGTGAGCGCAGACTATTTCGCCCGATATGCTGCCTCCGACCGCTTGGCGCACAACGTCATGTTCCGGTCGCCGAAATACCGCCACCACGTCGCAACCGATGAGAAGGCCGTCGACATGGCTGAGCGCGCTGTCGCTCCGCTGATCGAACGGCAAGGTTCGGAGACCGTATCGAACGTCGACATCCTCATCACCCACACTCAACTGCCCGATGTTCCCGTCCTGGGCTCCGGTGGAGACCTCGCGCGCCGGCTGGGGATCACTCCCGACTGGGTGGTCGACTTGCACAACGGCGGCTGCGCTGCGTTCGTGTACATGATCAAGTTGGCCCGTCAGATCATGCAGACTTCCGATGCGTCGAGCGCGTTGATCGTGTCGGTGCAGAACGGCGCCGGTCAGTTCTGCACACAGTCGGACGTGCGCACACGGCCGGAATCGGCAATTCCGGGTGATGGCGCCGGCGCGTGTCTGTTGGCGAAGTCGGAGGACGCACCGGTACTCGGACTGGAGTGCCGCACCTACCCGGAGTTTGCCGGGGACATGACCGGCGTGGTCGATCCACCCCGCAAGTACTGGGAGCCGGGCACGGGCCAATTCCGTATCGCCTTCACTGAATCGAAGATCGCGAAGATCTTTGCCAGGGGGAATCGCCTCGTCCCGGAGGTCGCGATGGCGGTGTGCAAGCAGATCGGCATCGCACCGTCCGCGATCGACACCCTGGTGACCAACCAGCCCAATCGACTGTTCCTCCGGAATTGGCGCGAGGCCCTCGAACTCCCGGTGGAACGCCATCCGGACACGTTCGACGAATGTGGGAACCTGTTCGGCGCCGCGATACCCGTGACCCTCGACACCGAGAACAGGGCCGGCCGGATAGCTAACGGGTCACTCGTGATGATGTCGGCATTCGCCCATGCGGGGGATTTTGCGGGCGCCGGAGCGATCCGCTGGGGCGCAGCTCCGGTGGGGGCGTGA
- the cysD gene encoding sulfate adenylyltransferase subunit CysD, translating into MTIDISPSPTLARPRLDGSQFDTLDALESEAIHIFREVAGEFERPVILFSGGKDSTVLLHLAIKAFWPAPLPFALLHVDTGHNLPEVLAFRDHVVSKYNLRLHVAKVEDYLADGRLTERPDGIRNPLQTVPLLDAIAENRFDAVFGGGRRDEERSRAKERIFSLRNAFGQWDPKKQRPELWNLYNGKHSPGEQVRVFPLSNFTELDIWRYIARDDVELASIYYAHERPVFSRDGMWMTPGVWGGPNEGEVLENRLVRYRTVGDGSTTGAVLSEAADNEAILAEVAASRLTERGATRGDDRVSEAAMEDRKREGYF; encoded by the coding sequence ATGACAATCGACATCTCCCCCTCCCCGACCTTGGCGCGGCCACGGCTCGACGGATCCCAGTTCGACACCCTCGACGCCCTCGAATCGGAAGCGATCCACATCTTCCGCGAGGTGGCGGGCGAATTCGAGCGGCCCGTGATCCTGTTCTCGGGCGGCAAGGACTCGACGGTGCTGCTGCATCTGGCGATAAAAGCGTTCTGGCCGGCACCGTTGCCGTTCGCGTTGCTGCACGTCGACACCGGCCACAACCTGCCCGAGGTCCTCGCTTTCCGCGACCACGTCGTGTCGAAGTACAACCTCCGCCTGCACGTGGCGAAGGTCGAGGACTATCTAGCCGACGGTCGCCTCACCGAACGACCGGACGGAATCCGCAACCCCCTGCAGACCGTCCCGCTGCTCGACGCCATCGCCGAGAACCGCTTCGACGCCGTCTTCGGCGGCGGACGCCGCGATGAGGAACGTTCCCGCGCCAAAGAGCGGATCTTCTCGTTGCGCAACGCATTCGGCCAATGGGATCCCAAGAAGCAGCGCCCGGAGCTGTGGAACCTGTACAACGGCAAGCACTCCCCCGGTGAGCAGGTTCGGGTGTTCCCGCTGAGCAATTTCACCGAGCTCGACATCTGGCGCTACATCGCCCGTGACGACGTGGAGCTCGCGAGCATCTACTACGCGCACGAGCGCCCGGTGTTCTCGCGCGACGGCATGTGGATGACCCCGGGTGTGTGGGGCGGACCCAACGAGGGCGAGGTGCTCGAAAACCGGTTGGTGCGCTACCGCACCGTCGGCGACGGCTCCACCACCGGCGCTGTGCTGTCCGAGGCCGCCGACAACGAGGCGATCCTCGCCGAGGTCGCGGCATCGCGCCTCACCGAGCGCGGCGCCACCCGCGGCGACGACCGAGTTTCCGAAGCGGCCATGGAAGACCGCAAGCGAGAGGGCTACTTCTGA
- a CDS encoding phosphoadenylyl-sulfate reductase has translation MTATNLTTASQEDLRRIAAEGAASLEGATAQELLQWTEDTFSVGASAATGDNYSASAATGDRNGYIVASNMQDAVLVHLAAQVHPGVDVLFLDTGYHFAETIGTRDAVEQVYGVNVINAKPEASVAEQDAAEGKDLFARDPNRCCALRKVAPLKKTLAGYQAWVTGVRRVEAPTRANAPLISFDEAFGLVKINPIAAWSDDEMQAYIDEHSILVNPLVDEGYPSIGCAPCTSKPAPGSDPRSGRWAGRAKTECGLHSS, from the coding sequence ATGACCGCGACAAACTTGACAACAGCTAGCCAGGAGGACCTTCGGCGGATCGCTGCAGAGGGCGCGGCGAGCCTCGAAGGCGCCACAGCGCAGGAACTACTGCAGTGGACCGAGGACACCTTCTCGGTCGGGGCGAGCGCAGCGACGGGGGATAATTACAGCGCGAGCGCAGCGACGGGGGATCGAAACGGCTACATCGTGGCGTCGAACATGCAGGACGCCGTACTCGTGCACCTTGCCGCCCAGGTACACCCCGGGGTGGACGTTCTGTTCCTCGACACCGGCTATCACTTCGCCGAGACCATCGGGACCCGCGACGCGGTGGAGCAGGTGTACGGCGTGAACGTCATCAACGCGAAGCCTGAGGCGTCTGTGGCCGAACAGGACGCCGCGGAGGGTAAGGACCTCTTCGCCCGCGACCCCAACCGGTGCTGCGCATTGCGCAAGGTTGCGCCGTTGAAGAAGACTCTCGCCGGCTACCAGGCGTGGGTCACCGGCGTCCGGCGGGTGGAGGCCCCGACCCGCGCGAACGCTCCCTTGATCTCGTTCGACGAGGCTTTCGGGCTGGTGAAGATCAACCCGATCGCCGCGTGGTCGGACGACGAGATGCAGGCCTACATCGACGAGCACTCGATTCTGGTGAATCCACTCGTCGACGAAGGCTATCCGTCCATCGGGTGCGCTCCGTGCACCAGCAAGCCTGCCCCCGGCAGTGATCCACGCAGCGGTCGCTGGGCCGGTAGGGCCAAGACAGAATGCGGGTTGCACTCCTCATGA
- a CDS encoding sirohydrochlorin chelatase, protein MTPLIAVAHGSRDPRSAQVVTAVVSALRERRPDLDVRLCFLDLNAPSVDQVLDAVAAEGHTSAVVVPMLLGSAFHARVDLPTLLDGVRLRHPHLHVEQAEVLGPDPRLIEAVRDRIVEAVAGAGDSGLGVILAAVGSSNPAANARTRAIAESVVAGTPWSHSVTCFATAAEPSVQQAISAVRRAGADRIVVAPWFLAPGLLTDRLGRAAESYGPDITYAATIGPHPGLIDVMLDRYTYTLAALRDYHALSA, encoded by the coding sequence ATGACCCCGCTGATCGCTGTCGCCCACGGCAGTCGTGACCCACGCAGTGCGCAGGTGGTGACGGCTGTCGTGTCGGCGCTTCGCGAGCGGCGCCCGGACCTCGATGTCCGGCTGTGTTTCCTCGACCTCAACGCACCCTCCGTAGACCAAGTCCTCGACGCGGTCGCCGCCGAGGGACACACGTCGGCGGTGGTGGTCCCGATGCTGCTCGGCAGCGCCTTTCACGCCCGCGTCGACCTTCCCACGCTGCTCGACGGCGTCCGGCTGCGCCATCCCCACCTGCATGTCGAACAGGCGGAGGTGCTCGGCCCGGACCCACGGCTGATCGAAGCCGTCCGCGACCGTATCGTCGAAGCCGTTGCCGGGGCAGGGGACTCCGGGCTCGGTGTGATTCTCGCTGCCGTCGGCTCCTCGAACCCGGCTGCGAACGCTCGAACTCGAGCAATAGCCGAGTCCGTCGTAGCGGGAACCCCTTGGTCGCACAGTGTCACTTGTTTTGCTACCGCAGCCGAACCAAGCGTGCAGCAGGCGATCTCGGCTGTACGACGGGCGGGTGCCGATCGAATCGTGGTTGCGCCCTGGTTTCTCGCACCGGGACTGCTCACGGACCGCCTCGGCCGCGCTGCCGAATCCTACGGACCCGACATCACCTACGCCGCGACCATCGGACCACACCCCGGATTGATCGACGTCATGCTTGACCGCTACACCTACACTCTCGCTGCTCTACGGGACTATCACGCACTGTCGGCCTGA
- a CDS encoding sulfate adenylyltransferase subunit 1 — MSDLHERSLRSENQPERSLRSETQLLRLATAGSVDDGKSTLVGRLLFDTKSVLADQIDAVTRASVDKGLSTPDLSLLVDGLRAEREQGITIDVAYRYFATPRRSFVLADTPGHVQYTRNTVSGASTAQLVILLVDARKGVVAQTRKHAAVLALLGVPKLVLAVNKIDLVEDPAVVFADISAEFNSLTRSLGWSPEDVLEIPVSALNGDNVAERSVNTPYYDGPTLIEHLESVPVDAEPHRVGLRFPVQYVIRPRTTEFPDYRGYAGQIAAGEVRPGDEIVILPSGVRTTVERIDTADGELDVAHAGRSVTVVLADDVDVSRGDVIVSAADAPEPLGEFDATVCWLAEKPLRPGARLLLKHGTKTTQAIVGSLAERLDEQELTSDPSPESLELNEIGKISVRVAEPIVADDYTVNRHTGSFLLIDPAGGNTLAAGLVGDAISAVELGNRV, encoded by the coding sequence ATGAGCGATCTTCACGAGCGGAGCCTGCGAAGCGAGAATCAGCCCGAGCGGAGCCTGCGAAGCGAGACGCAACTGCTGCGTCTCGCGACGGCGGGCAGCGTCGACGACGGCAAGTCCACCCTGGTAGGCCGGCTGTTGTTCGACACGAAATCGGTTCTCGCCGATCAGATCGACGCCGTCACCCGCGCGTCAGTGGACAAGGGACTGTCCACGCCCGATCTCTCGCTCCTCGTCGACGGCCTGCGCGCCGAGCGCGAGCAGGGAATCACCATCGACGTGGCGTACCGGTACTTCGCGACCCCGCGCCGCTCGTTCGTGCTCGCCGACACCCCGGGGCACGTGCAGTACACCCGCAACACAGTCTCCGGTGCGTCCACAGCGCAGCTGGTGATCCTGCTGGTCGACGCCCGTAAGGGCGTCGTCGCGCAGACCCGCAAGCACGCAGCCGTGCTGGCACTGCTCGGCGTTCCCAAGCTGGTGCTCGCGGTCAACAAGATCGACCTCGTCGAGGACCCGGCAGTTGTGTTCGCGGACATTTCAGCCGAGTTCAACTCCCTTACGCGGTCGCTGGGCTGGTCGCCGGAAGACGTCCTCGAGATCCCGGTGTCCGCACTCAACGGCGACAACGTAGCCGAGCGCTCGGTGAACACGCCGTACTACGACGGTCCGACGCTCATCGAGCACCTCGAGTCTGTGCCGGTGGACGCCGAACCGCATCGGGTAGGCCTTCGATTCCCCGTGCAATACGTGATCCGGCCGCGCACAACCGAGTTCCCCGACTACCGCGGTTATGCCGGGCAGATCGCTGCCGGCGAAGTGCGTCCGGGCGACGAGATCGTCATCCTTCCGTCAGGTGTGCGAACCACGGTCGAGCGGATCGACACGGCCGACGGAGAATTGGATGTCGCGCATGCGGGCCGCAGCGTGACCGTCGTACTCGCCGACGACGTGGACGTCTCCAGGGGCGACGTCATCGTGTCGGCTGCCGATGCACCGGAGCCGCTCGGCGAGTTCGACGCCACTGTGTGCTGGCTGGCCGAGAAGCCCCTGCGGCCCGGTGCCCGGCTGCTGCTCAAGCACGGCACGAAAACGACGCAGGCCATCGTCGGCTCGCTGGCCGAGCGCCTCGACGAGCAGGAACTCACCTCCGATCCCAGCCCGGAGTCATTGGAACTCAACGAGATCGGAAAGATCTCCGTTCGGGTTGCCGAGCCGATCGTCGCCGACGACTACACCGTCAATCGGCACACCGGCAGCTTCCTCTTGATCGACCCGGCAGGCGGCAACACTCTCGCCGCAGGCCTGGTCGGGGACGCCATCTCCGCGGTGGAACTCGGCAACCGCGTCTGA
- a CDS encoding nitrite/sulfite reductase codes for MTSTADASPATAETAAAPTRTRTPKPVKRRAEGQWALGYREPLNPNEQNKKDDNPLNVRARIENIYAHQGFDSIDKSDLRGRFRWWGLYTQREQGYDGTYTGDENIDLLEAEYFMMRVRCDAGALNVEQLRTLAGISTEFARDTADLSDRENVQYHWIEVENVPEIWKRLEGIGLKTTEACGDCPRVVLGSPLAGQSFDEVLDPTPAIEEIVRRYIGKPEYSNLPRKFKTAISGQQDVVHEINDVAFIGVNHPEHGPGLDLWVGGGLSTNPMLAKRVGVWVPLEEVPDVWEAVVSIFRDYGYRRLRSKARLKFLVKDWGIEKFREVLETEYLGRKLIDGPAPEKPARPIDHVGVQKTRNGLNAVGVAPIAGRVSGTTLAKVADAAERAGSDKIRFTPYQKLIILDVADDKLEQLITDLDEIGLPARPSHWRRNLMACSGIEFCKLSFAETRKRSQVLVPELERRLEDINAQLDVPITININGCPNSCARSQIADIGFKGQLVDDGEGNHVEGFQVHLGGSLGLDSGFGRKLRQHKVTAGELGDYIDRVVRQFVKQRGEGERFAEWIVRADEGDLR; via the coding sequence ATGACGTCGACCGCCGACGCATCCCCCGCTACCGCCGAGACAGCTGCCGCGCCCACGCGGACACGCACGCCCAAGCCGGTCAAGCGACGCGCCGAGGGTCAGTGGGCGCTCGGGTACCGCGAGCCGCTCAACCCCAACGAGCAGAACAAGAAAGACGACAACCCGCTCAACGTTCGGGCCCGAATCGAGAACATATACGCGCACCAGGGGTTCGACAGCATCGACAAGAGTGATCTGCGGGGCCGCTTCCGCTGGTGGGGCCTCTACACCCAGCGCGAGCAGGGCTACGACGGCACCTACACCGGTGACGAGAACATCGACCTCCTCGAGGCTGAGTACTTCATGATGCGCGTGCGCTGCGACGCCGGCGCTCTGAACGTCGAGCAGTTGCGCACCCTCGCCGGTATCTCCACAGAGTTCGCCCGTGACACCGCAGACCTGTCCGACCGCGAGAACGTCCAGTACCACTGGATAGAGGTCGAGAACGTCCCGGAGATATGGAAGCGTCTCGAGGGCATCGGCCTGAAGACCACCGAGGCGTGCGGAGACTGCCCGCGCGTCGTGCTCGGCTCGCCACTGGCAGGCCAGTCCTTCGACGAAGTGCTCGACCCGACTCCCGCGATCGAGGAGATCGTCCGCCGCTACATCGGCAAGCCCGAGTACTCGAACCTGCCGCGCAAGTTCAAGACCGCGATCTCGGGTCAGCAGGACGTCGTGCACGAGATCAACGACGTCGCGTTCATCGGCGTCAACCACCCCGAGCACGGTCCCGGCCTCGACCTGTGGGTCGGTGGCGGCCTGTCCACCAACCCGATGCTCGCGAAGCGCGTCGGCGTCTGGGTTCCGCTCGAAGAGGTGCCCGACGTCTGGGAAGCAGTCGTCTCGATCTTCCGCGACTACGGGTACCGGCGGCTGCGATCGAAGGCTCGGCTCAAGTTCCTCGTCAAGGACTGGGGAATCGAGAAGTTCCGCGAGGTGCTCGAGACGGAGTACCTCGGGCGCAAGCTGATCGACGGCCCCGCCCCCGAGAAGCCCGCACGCCCGATCGACCACGTCGGCGTGCAGAAGACTCGGAACGGCCTCAACGCGGTCGGGGTCGCCCCCATCGCCGGCCGTGTGTCCGGGACGACACTGGCGAAGGTCGCCGACGCCGCCGAGCGCGCGGGCAGCGACAAGATCCGCTTCACGCCGTACCAGAAACTGATCATCCTCGACGTCGCCGACGACAAGCTCGAACAGCTGATCACCGATCTCGACGAGATCGGTCTTCCCGCCCGTCCGTCGCACTGGCGCAGGAACCTGATGGCCTGCTCGGGCATCGAGTTCTGCAAGCTGTCCTTCGCCGAGACCCGCAAGCGCTCGCAAGTCCTCGTTCCGGAACTCGAGCGGCGCCTGGAAGACATCAATGCTCAGCTCGATGTGCCCATAACCATCAATATCAACGGCTGCCCCAACTCGTGCGCGCGTTCACAGATCGCCGACATCGGATTCAAGGGACAGCTCGTCGACGACGGCGAAGGCAACCACGTGGAGGGCTTCCAGGTCCACCTCGGCGGCAGCCTCGGCCTCGACAGCGGCTTCGGCCGGAAACTACGCCAGCACAAGGTGACCGCCGGAGAACTCGGCGACTACATCGACCGAGTCGTCCGGCAGTTCGTGAAGCAGCGGGGCGAGGGCGAACGCTTTGCTGAATGGATCGTGCGCGCTGACGAAGGAGACCTGCGATGA